Proteins encoded together in one Zonotrichia albicollis isolate bZonAlb1 unplaced genomic scaffold, bZonAlb1.hap1 Scaffold_254, whole genome shotgun sequence window:
- the LOC141727741 gene encoding olfactory receptor 14A16-like, with translation MSNSSSIRHFLLLALADTRQLQLLHFCLLLGISLAALLANGLIISAVACGHQLHTPMFFFLLNLALSDLGSICTTVPKAMHNSLWDTRNISYKGCAAQVFLIFFFIAAELCLLTIMCYDRYVSICKPLHYGTLLGSRACAHMAAAAWASAFLNALMHTANTFSLPLCHGNAVGQFFCEVPQILKLSWSQSNLRELGLIAVSVCLAFGCFVFMVFSYVLIFRAVLRIPTEQGRHKAFSTCLPHLAVVTLFISTSFFAYLKPPSMSSPSLDLALSVLYSVVPPALNPLIYSLRNQELKSAVWRLMTACIHKH, from the coding sequence atgtccaacagcagctccatcaggcatttcctcctgctggcattggcagacacgcggcagctgcagctcctgcacttctgcctcttgctgggcatctccctggctgccctcctggccaacggcctcatcatcagcgccgtagcctgcggccaccagctgcacacgcccatgttcttcttcctgctcaacctggccctcagcgacctgggctccatctgcaccactgtccccaaagccatgcacaattccctctgggacaccaggaacatctcctacaaaggatgtgctgctcaggtcttcctgattttcttcttcattgcagcagagctttgcctcctgaccatcatgtgctatgaccgctatgtgtccatctgcaaacccctgcactacgggaccctcctgggcagcagagcttgtgcccacatggcagcagctgcctgggccagtgcctttctcaatgctctcatgcacacggccaatacattttccctgcctctcTGTCATGGCAATGCcgtgggccagttcttctgtgaagtCCCACAAATCCTCAAGCTCTCTTGGTCACAATCcaacctcagggaacttgggctaaTTGCTGTTAGTGTGTGTTTAgcatttggctgttttgtgttcatggttttctcTTATGTGCTGATCTTcagggccgtgctgaggatccctactgagcagggacggcacaaagccttttccacctgcctccctcacctggctgtggtcactCTGTTCATCAGCACTTCAttttttgcctacctgaagcccccctccatgtcctccccatccctggatctggccctgtcagttctgtactcggtggtgcctccagccctgaaccccctcatctacagcctgaggaaccaggagctcaagtctgcagtgtggagactgatgactgcaTGCATTCacaaacattaa